A part of Liolophura sinensis isolate JHLJ2023 chromosome 1, CUHK_Ljap_v2, whole genome shotgun sequence genomic DNA contains:
- the LOC135461972 gene encoding protein lifeguard 3-like isoform X2, translating to MSSPPPSYNQATGPGYPYGGGQTAFNNPSPNAPYPSQGYGYGAPSQPGLAGAPQPAGYAPPPVAGFGPSPGGPPQPMFMPRIPPQGLNKPDDNDSQTEWNSEMGNMRSFSDKAIRHAFIRKVYLILLVQLSVTVGFVCLFLFQGSVKYWVQRNGWFYYVSYATFLVTYITLVCCPGVRRKYPGNFICLAVFTLAFSYMTGTIASFHDTMIVLYAAGITTAVCLSITLFAIQTKIDFTLCSGLIFALSMVLFFFGIACIIVYGVVGPDTARILQCVYGGLAALVFSLFLVYDTQMLVGGRKHELSPEEYIYGALQLYLDVVYLFLIILSLFGKSD from the exons ATGAGTTCTCCGCCTCCCAGCTATAACCAAGCCACTGGCCCTGGTTACCCCTATGGGGGTGGTCAGACAGCCTTCAACAACCCTTCACCTAATGCCCCTTACCCCAGTCAAG GGTATGGCTATGGTGCCCCATCCCAACCTGGACTTGCAGGCGCCCCTCAACCTGCAGGCTATGCGCCCCCTCCTGTGGCTGGTTTCGGGCCCTCACCTGGAGGTCCTCCACAGCCGATGTTCATGCCCCGCATACCACCCCAGGGGCTCAACAAGCCGGATGACAATGATTCCCAAACAGAGTGGAATTCGGAAATGGGCAACATGAGGTCATTCTCAGATAAAGCAATCAGACATGCCTTTATTAGAAAG GTATACCTGATACTTCTTGTTCAGCTATCTGTCACCGTTGGATTTGTCTGCCTTTTCCTGTTTCA AGGTTCAGTTAAGTATTGGGTGCAAAGAAATGGCTGGTTTTACTACGTGTCCTA tgcCACCTTTCTGGTGACTTACATCACATTGGTATGCTGCCCTGGAGTCAG GCGGAAGTATCCCGGGAACTTCATTTGTCTTGCAGTATTT ACGCTTGCCTTCAGCTACATGACAGGGACCATTGCAAG TTTCCATGACACCATGATTGTATTGTATGCTGCCGGAATCACGACTGCAGTCTGCCTGTCCATAACTCTGTTTGCCATCCAGACCAAG ATTGACTTCACTTTGTGCAGTGGCTTGATCTTTGCACTGAGCATGGTGTTATTTTTCTTCGGCATAGCTTGTATCATTGTGTATGGTGTGGTGGGCCCAGACACAGCCAGG ATCTTACAGTGTGTGTATGGAGGACTGGCAGCTCTTGTGTTCTCTCTG TTCCTGGTGTATGACACGCAGATGCTGGTGGGTGGCAGGAAGCATGAGCTGAGCCCAGAAGAGTACATCTATGGAGCCCTGCAGCTCTACCTGGATGTCGTCTATCTGTTCCTTATCATCCTTTCTCTGTTTGGCAAGTCAGACTAA
- the LOC135461972 gene encoding protein lifeguard 3-like isoform X1 — MSSPPPSYNQATGPGYPYGGGQTAFNNPSPNAPYPSQAGYGYGAPSQPGLAGAPQPAGYAPPPVAGFGPSPGGPPQPMFMPRIPPQGLNKPDDNDSQTEWNSEMGNMRSFSDKAIRHAFIRKVYLILLVQLSVTVGFVCLFLFQGSVKYWVQRNGWFYYVSYATFLVTYITLVCCPGVRRKYPGNFICLAVFTLAFSYMTGTIASFHDTMIVLYAAGITTAVCLSITLFAIQTKIDFTLCSGLIFALSMVLFFFGIACIIVYGVVGPDTARILQCVYGGLAALVFSLFLVYDTQMLVGGRKHELSPEEYIYGALQLYLDVVYLFLIILSLFGKSD, encoded by the exons ATGAGTTCTCCGCCTCCCAGCTATAACCAAGCCACTGGCCCTGGTTACCCCTATGGGGGTGGTCAGACAGCCTTCAACAACCCTTCACCTAATGCCCCTTACCCCAGTCAAG CAGGGTATGGCTATGGTGCCCCATCCCAACCTGGACTTGCAGGCGCCCCTCAACCTGCAGGCTATGCGCCCCCTCCTGTGGCTGGTTTCGGGCCCTCACCTGGAGGTCCTCCACAGCCGATGTTCATGCCCCGCATACCACCCCAGGGGCTCAACAAGCCGGATGACAATGATTCCCAAACAGAGTGGAATTCGGAAATGGGCAACATGAGGTCATTCTCAGATAAAGCAATCAGACATGCCTTTATTAGAAAG GTATACCTGATACTTCTTGTTCAGCTATCTGTCACCGTTGGATTTGTCTGCCTTTTCCTGTTTCA AGGTTCAGTTAAGTATTGGGTGCAAAGAAATGGCTGGTTTTACTACGTGTCCTA tgcCACCTTTCTGGTGACTTACATCACATTGGTATGCTGCCCTGGAGTCAG GCGGAAGTATCCCGGGAACTTCATTTGTCTTGCAGTATTT ACGCTTGCCTTCAGCTACATGACAGGGACCATTGCAAG TTTCCATGACACCATGATTGTATTGTATGCTGCCGGAATCACGACTGCAGTCTGCCTGTCCATAACTCTGTTTGCCATCCAGACCAAG ATTGACTTCACTTTGTGCAGTGGCTTGATCTTTGCACTGAGCATGGTGTTATTTTTCTTCGGCATAGCTTGTATCATTGTGTATGGTGTGGTGGGCCCAGACACAGCCAGG ATCTTACAGTGTGTGTATGGAGGACTGGCAGCTCTTGTGTTCTCTCTG TTCCTGGTGTATGACACGCAGATGCTGGTGGGTGGCAGGAAGCATGAGCTGAGCCCAGAAGAGTACATCTATGGAGCCCTGCAGCTCTACCTGGATGTCGTCTATCTGTTCCTTATCATCCTTTCTCTGTTTGGCAAGTCAGACTAA